From a region of the Natronogracilivirga saccharolytica genome:
- a CDS encoding SDR family oxidoreductase, with translation MHLKGKVAIVTGASSGIGAEFAKALTSKGSRVYGLARRSDKLSSIQSQLGDLFVPVTLDVNDHQGVENWIKETFSDNHQPDILVNNAGLGLFGAVDEMPPEDWDTMINTNLTSVFRITRLIVPFMKKKDDVAHIVNIASVAGLIGNPNLSGYNASKFGLRGFSEALMKELRNDKIKVTCIYPGSVATEFFDDHGGTHSNMLQGKDVANTLIHILETPDNFLIDEITLRPLIPKPSG, from the coding sequence ATGCATTTAAAAGGAAAAGTTGCCATTGTAACCGGAGCCAGCAGCGGTATCGGTGCCGAATTCGCTAAAGCACTGACATCAAAAGGGAGCCGTGTTTACGGTCTGGCCAGACGATCCGATAAGCTGTCTTCAATACAATCGCAGCTTGGAGATTTGTTCGTTCCTGTAACCCTTGATGTGAATGATCATCAGGGGGTGGAAAACTGGATCAAAGAAACATTTTCTGACAATCACCAGCCGGATATTCTGGTCAATAACGCAGGTCTGGGGCTTTTCGGAGCTGTGGATGAAATGCCACCGGAAGACTGGGATACCATGATCAATACGAACCTTACCTCTGTATTCAGGATCACCCGCCTCATTGTGCCATTCATGAAGAAAAAGGATGATGTTGCGCATATTGTCAACATCGCTTCAGTGGCCGGACTTATCGGCAACCCGAATTTATCCGGATACAACGCATCCAAATTCGGTCTTCGCGGATTCAGTGAAGCCCTGATGAAAGAGCTCCGCAATGATAAAATCAAAGTAACCTGCATATATCCCGGATCTGTTGCCACAGAGTTTTTTGACGATCATGGGGGAACACATTCCAATATGTTGCAGGGCAAAGACGTTGCCAATACACTGATACATATTCTTGAAACACCCGACAACTTTCTGATCGACGAAATCACGCTCAGGCCGCTCATCCCGAAACCATCGGGGTGA
- a CDS encoding cupin domain-containing protein codes for MSDNISQQFTGDYWYKKLKLKPHPEGGYYREVYRSSELVKAEHLPERFKGARTFSTAIYFMLTIGERSRVHRIKSDEVWHFYRGLPLVIHMFGSNGSYNAVRLGSNPERGERYQYMVPAGTWFGVTVDESETGSDETVREDYSLAGCTVAPGFDFEDFEMAGDQILSAYPGYQDVLRRLL; via the coding sequence ATGAGCGATAACATTTCTCAACAATTTACAGGTGATTACTGGTATAAGAAGCTTAAACTGAAACCGCATCCCGAAGGCGGGTACTATCGCGAGGTCTATCGCTCTTCTGAGCTCGTTAAAGCCGAACATCTTCCCGAGCGTTTCAAAGGTGCCCGCACCTTCAGTACTGCCATTTATTTCATGCTCACCATTGGAGAGCGCTCCCGGGTTCATCGGATAAAGTCTGACGAAGTGTGGCATTTTTACCGCGGCCTTCCCCTGGTCATACACATGTTCGGCTCCAACGGCTCTTATAATGCTGTCCGGCTGGGAAGCAATCCAGAAAGAGGTGAACGGTACCAGTACATGGTACCTGCCGGAACCTGGTTCGGGGTAACAGTCGATGAAAGCGAAACGGGATCAGATGAAACCGTCCGGGAAGATTATTCTCTGGCAGGATGTACCGTTGCACCCGGATTTGATTTCGAGGATTTTGAAATGGCAGGAGACCAGATACTTTCGGCATATCCGGGTTATCAGGATGTGCTTCGACGGCTTCTGTAG
- a CDS encoding DUF4296 domain-containing protein, with protein MKNIILYTIPILMLLLVSGAGCDRSAPDNLIDEDTYVDILVEMHLLASLKEIKDDQEVFEEGQKAVLEHYGIDRDQFQNSHEYYHRDMKAQSLRYREVRSRLDKASKEITDHLNEVRKSREAERSTPEDSL; from the coding sequence ATGAAAAACATAATATTGTATACTATCCCCATTTTGATGCTTCTGCTGGTTTCAGGTGCGGGATGCGACCGGAGTGCCCCTGACAACCTCATCGATGAGGATACCTACGTCGATATACTTGTCGAAATGCACTTGCTGGCTTCATTAAAGGAGATCAAAGATGATCAGGAGGTCTTTGAAGAGGGGCAGAAAGCCGTCCTTGAACATTACGGGATAGACCGTGACCAATTTCAAAATTCACATGAGTATTATCATCGTGACATGAAAGCACAGTCGCTCAGATACAGGGAGGTCAGAAGCCGGCTTGATAAAGCAAGCAAGGAGATTACAGATCATCTCAACGAAGTCAGAAAATCCCGTGAAGCGGAAAGAAGCACACCGGAAGATTCCTTATGA
- a CDS encoding diacylglycerol/lipid kinase family protein — protein MFWYYLTRQARKAISHSSSISVILRPEPVLKSGLFIRLKRRTYSQYRIRKLLKDFEPACTMLFPDSLQKVREMTMEAAGKSRVIIVAGGDGTISTAACSIAGSSTLLGIIPAGSGNDIARSLKIPCNKKKAAGLLRQFLGKGNSRQTGHPDNADISRIAGGSAGPARHGKDFHSRIRDIFAGNVSYWPEKSPKSFNQQDPEQKAQCRFINTLGIGYDGHVAGLANRIRFPAGRFKYMAGILISIFRWRGVQMKVSLGEEVITERLLMTTIANGPFEGGGIQIAPGADPSGRNYTVIMIRDVRKCKRIWLLLRIMIYGADNHPDIIIRRSCNVRIQTSDPVPFHADGEVFKDLTSDVHAVKDGKSVRIITPL, from the coding sequence ATGTTTTGGTACTATTTAACCCGCCAAGCCAGAAAAGCCATATCTCACTCGTCCTCCATATCTGTCATACTGCGTCCCGAACCGGTACTGAAGTCCGGTCTTTTCATTCGCCTTAAAAGGAGAACATACTCACAATACAGGATCCGGAAACTGCTCAAAGACTTCGAACCCGCATGCACTATGCTGTTCCCGGATTCACTGCAGAAAGTGCGGGAAATGACAATGGAGGCAGCAGGAAAATCCCGGGTAATTATTGTTGCAGGGGGTGACGGAACAATCAGTACCGCGGCCTGCTCCATTGCCGGAAGCAGCACTCTTTTGGGTATCATTCCGGCGGGTAGCGGAAATGACATTGCACGCAGCCTGAAAATACCCTGTAATAAAAAAAAAGCGGCTGGACTGCTGAGACAGTTCCTTGGTAAAGGTAACAGCAGGCAAACCGGGCATCCGGACAATGCAGATATCAGCCGTATCGCCGGCGGCTCAGCCGGACCAGCACGTCACGGCAAGGATTTTCATTCCCGGATTCGTGATATTTTTGCAGGCAACGTATCTTATTGGCCGGAAAAAAGCCCAAAATCATTCAATCAGCAAGACCCTGAACAGAAAGCTCAGTGCCGCTTTATCAATACGCTTGGGATTGGTTACGACGGGCACGTAGCCGGGCTGGCAAATCGCATCAGATTTCCTGCAGGACGTTTTAAGTACATGGCCGGCATACTTATTTCCATATTCAGATGGAGGGGCGTTCAAATGAAGGTGTCCCTCGGCGAGGAAGTCATAACTGAGCGATTATTGATGACTACCATTGCCAACGGCCCTTTTGAAGGGGGTGGAATACAAATTGCCCCCGGAGCTGATCCTTCCGGCCGGAATTATACGGTGATCATGATCAGAGATGTACGAAAATGTAAGCGGATATGGCTGCTGCTCCGGATTATGATTTATGGGGCAGACAATCATCCGGATATCATTATCCGCAGGAGCTGTAATGTCCGGATTCAGACATCTGATCCGGTACCGTTTCACGCCGACGGCGAGGTTTTCAAGGACCTGACTTCGGATGTTCATGCTGTAAAAGATGGAAAAAGTGTCAGAATAATCACCCCGCTATAA
- a CDS encoding cupin domain-containing protein gives MIAIHAHEQHDQDGHFMLVPDELEWEPVASMGEGAKIAHIEGDLSEEEPFTFRLKMEPGYKIKPHIHPEYERVTVISGTLHFAHGKEFDRDKTRKLPQGSLAIMPPGDPMFGYVEEETVIQLHGNGPWGIEYIDEADDPRIAGR, from the coding sequence ATGATTGCTATTCATGCACATGAGCAGCATGACCAGGACGGGCATTTCATGCTTGTTCCTGATGAACTGGAATGGGAGCCTGTTGCATCGATGGGTGAAGGAGCCAAAATTGCCCATATAGAAGGTGACTTGAGTGAAGAAGAGCCGTTCACGTTCCGGCTCAAAATGGAGCCCGGTTACAAAATCAAACCGCATATTCATCCGGAATACGAAAGGGTAACTGTTATATCCGGGACGCTGCACTTTGCTCACGGAAAAGAGTTCGATCGTGACAAAACGCGGAAATTACCTCAGGGAAGCCTAGCCATAATGCCACCGGGTGACCCCATGTTCGGATATGTTGAAGAAGAAACGGTTATTCAGCTGCATGGCAACGGGCCATGGGGAATTGAATATATCGATGAAGCAGACGACCCCCGGATTGCTGGTCGATAG